From a single Nicotiana tomentosiformis chromosome 2, ASM39032v3, whole genome shotgun sequence genomic region:
- the LOC104102177 gene encoding uncharacterized protein has product MVQEARALKTLSIEGVHGREDPFYDYFTGVEDATGLSDLKVSRKDPGEALSLFNVAQQALNRASALHREVFSRSRVELSRYEADLRGLTEEKNALKLLCGQRKEEIKDLRAELSKAQQDQSDLIEQKKKTALSQLSSAESELRGMKEKSSAQEGKIAELEARLASELVKAKSEAEKAKAEADAIVAIYRADAEIAQVQSRKAAKTGQTRAYWIVKFAKCQSQRETLEEIHARGFDLTEEIIKAKDLEADAGALAFDDDDDDDESKSGSESREKLDGEETAAGENQEH; this is encoded by the exons ATGgttcaagaggctcgggccttgaagaccctctcTATCGAAGGGGTCCACGGAAGGGAGGATCCCTTCTATGATTACTTTActggggtcgaagatgctaccggTCTGAGTGACTTGAAGGTCTCAAGGAAAGACCCGGGTGAGGCCTTGAGCCTCTTCAACGTAGCGcaacaagctctgaatcgg gcctcagcgcttcatcgggaagtattttctcggtctcgagttgagctgagtcggtatgaggccgaccttcgagggctcacggaggagaAAAATGCCCTTAAACTTCTTTGTGGGCAAAGAAAAGaggaaatcaaggacctccgagccgaatTGTCCAAGGCTCAACAAGATCAGTCCGatctgatcgagcag AAAAAAAAGACTGCTTtatcccaattgtcatcggccgaaagtGAGCTTCGAGGCATGAAAGAGAAGAGCTCGGCTCAGGAAGGAAAAATAGCGGAGCTCGAagctcggttggcctccgaacttgtgaaggccaaatctgaagctgaAAAGGCTAAAGCCGAGGCAGATGCAATCGTGGCCATCTACCGAGCCGATGCCGAAATAGCTCAAGTACAATCGAGAAAAGCAGCCAAGACCggtcaaactcgagcatattggattgttAAATTTGCCAAGTGCCAATCTCAGAGGGAAACccttgaggagatccatgctcgaggtttcgatcttaccgaagagataataaaggctaaagaTCTTGAAGCCGATGCTGGAGCCTTGGctttcgatgatgatgatgatgacgacgagAGCAAGAGTGGGTCTGAGAGTAGGGAGAAGCTCGATGGAGAAGAAACTGCCGCCGGAGAAAATCAGGAACATTAG